The Candidatus Poribacteria bacterium genome includes a region encoding these proteins:
- a CDS encoding cupin domain-containing protein: MAKITMFKGYQGEPPFPKPREKVLPNVVRAQDGVPVKYPDCEGIGVRVVHPANPKAPAENLGLVMFYIPPHVVLEPGSHHTEECYVVIRGKGVMTLAGEKIDVEEGTFIHLPPWCEHGIENTGNETMEVLICTSPPNP; encoded by the coding sequence ATGGCAAAAATTACAATGTTCAAAGGTTACCAAGGTGAGCCACCGTTTCCCAAACCGAGAGAAAAGGTGCTCCCCAATGTTGTCAGAGCGCAGGATGGTGTGCCGGTGAAATATCCTGATTGCGAAGGAATTGGCGTACGTGTCGTCCATCCCGCCAACCCGAAGGCGCCCGCTGAGAATCTCGGACTGGTGATGTTCTATATTCCTCCGCACGTTGTGCTAGAGCCGGGCAGCCACCACACCGAAGAATGCTACGTTGTTATACGTGGAAAAGGCGTCATGACACTCGCCGGCGAGAAAATTGATGTGGAGGAAGGCACCTTTATCCATCTGCCGCCATGGTGCGAACACGGCATTGAGAACACAGGAAATGAGACGATGGAGGTGCTCATATGTACCTCACCGCCGAATCCGTAG
- a CDS encoding DUF423 domain-containing protein → MSRIFFALGSGFALIAVITGAFAAHTLKSKLSPDMFQVFEVAVRYQMYHALGLIAVAWAASQWSSQLIATSGWLFVAGIVIFSGSLYILSLTGVRWLGAITPIGGVAFIIGWGCLLWAAIRG, encoded by the coding sequence ATGTCACGCATTTTCTTCGCGCTCGGTTCTGGCTTTGCGCTGATCGCTGTGATAACGGGTGCCTTTGCTGCCCATACCCTGAAATCGAAGCTATCGCCGGATATGTTCCAGGTCTTTGAGGTTGCTGTGCGCTACCAGATGTATCATGCACTGGGACTGATCGCTGTGGCTTGGGCTGCGTCGCAATGGAGCAGTCAACTAATCGCTACCTCCGGCTGGTTATTTGTGGCTGGTATCGTTATTTTTTCGGGCAGCCTCTATATCCTATCATTAACCGGCGTCCGCTGGCTCGGCGCGATAACACCGATCGGTGGGGTCGCCTTTATCATCGGTTGGGGTTGTCTTCTGTGGGCAGCAATCAGAGGTTAA